In Stanieria sp. NIES-3757, the DNA window GCTAATGCTTTACAAAAGTTAGAAACTGTTGGCAAGCAAATTCCGATGAATGGTAATCCTGCTTTTGAACCATTGTTAATTATGAATTCTTTTTCAGGAGAAGGAATACAAAGTTTGTTTCGGACTCATCCTTCTACTGAACAACGAGTTATTCGTTTGATGGAAATTGCTAAAGAACTAGGTACTAGCAATTACAATTATTTTGCTAAAGCCTAATCTCAGAGCTAAATTAACACCATAGCAAATTGAAGGTAGCAAGCAGGGGAGCTTTGGAGCAGAGAAGATTTAATTTATATTGATACTAGATATCTCCTTTTCTCCTTATTCCTCCCGATCTTCTTGCGCCAGAGGGACAAAAACAGAGATTGCTTTAGGAATTAAATGAAAAGAAGCGGGAGTAGAAGTAGTTAATTCGCCATCAGTATTAATTTTGTAAGGTTTGCGAGTATTAACTTCGATTTGTCTTGCTTTTAGGGTTCTGACACCAGAAAGATATTTATGCTTTCCTCCAGCAAATCCCCAAATTAAAGGTAATATCTGCCACCAATGTTTGATTTCTAAGCTATATAAGTTCAATACTTGGTCATCGATCTCCGCATCTTCTGCGATCGCCATTCCTCCGCCGTAATAACGTCCATTCCCAATAGCGATTTGAAGAGTTTTAACCTTTACCGATTGGTCATTGTAACGAATTTCTGCTCTCAAGGGACGAGTTTTAGCAATTACTTTAAGAGCAATCAAAAAATAAGCTAATACACCCCAACGACGTTTAGCACCTTTAGAGAGATTTTGAGTGATTTTGACACTTAAACCTAAACTCGCCACATTAAAGAAATATTTATCGTTGACACAACCCAAATCGATCTTTTTAATTTCACCAAAAGCAATTATTTTAGCAGCTTCAGCAATAGATTCAGGAATATTTAAAGTTCGAGCTAGATCGTTAGCTGTTCCCAAAGGTAAAATTCCTAAAGGAAGTTTAGTTTTGAATAAAGCCTCAGCTACGGCGTTAAGAGTGCCATCACCACCACCAACAATTACCAGATCTATTTGATCTTGATATTGATAAATTAATTTAGATAATTGATCTGGTTTTTGCTCGGGTTTGACAATTAATTCAAAATCAAGATGTTCTAAAGTAGTAATAATTTCGTTTAGACAATCTTTGCCGTTGCGGGCATGAGTATTGACTGATAATAATGCCCGTTT includes these proteins:
- a CDS encoding diacylglycerol kinase catalytic region, with translation MNKRALLSVNTHARNGKDCLNEIITTLEHLDFELIVKPEQKPDQLSKLIYQYQDQIDLVIVGGGDGTLNAVAEALFKTKLPLGILPLGTANDLARTLNIPESIAEAAKIIAFGEIKKIDLGCVNDKYFFNVASLGLSVKITQNLSKGAKRRWGVLAYFLIALKVIAKTRPLRAEIRYNDQSVKVKTLQIAIGNGRYYGGGMAIAEDAEIDDQVLNLYSLEIKHWWQILPLIWGFAGGKHKYLSGVRTLKARQIEVNTRKPYKINTDGELTTSTPASFHLIPKAISVFVPLAQEDREE